A genomic stretch from Candidatus Limnocylindrales bacterium includes:
- a CDS encoding MFS transporter: protein MAEQKMSSWRAVAVALRSWRTASVSLLSFSSGLPLGLVWIAIPTWLAREGVDIKVIGLFTLVQAPWSFKFLWSPLMDRYAIPLPGMGRKLGWTLVAQAALLLSTLALANVSVSADAIWVVGSLTLAIALASATQDIAIDAYAVEVLRPQEQGAAVGARIALYRAAMFVAGGLAITMAGTWSWPAVFAGLALLYLPMAVVTLLAPRPDTETLPAPTSLRAAVWEPFVGFLSKARALELLAFVTLYKLADNLGGALVRPFLVQTGFDDFDVGIATATIGLTATLLGTFLGGILTTALGLGHSLWFFGALQVLSNAGYVLIASVGANRPLMYAAMGFESLTSGMGTGAFSVLLLRMTQKQFSATQYALFSSLFALPRLLAGPVTGVMVDAMGWRDFFLFTIAIGIPGLLMLQRFSPLGVREPQLEGLAEIAPRPVTRADLVRRGVIGGAAGMAIAVASMLLLAVLRQRKAAPAEPFDITANLWAMLLPTDTGAALGLFGAVLFALVLGLASAATAAARSRDRQERRTASR from the coding sequence GCGCGAGGGAGTCGACATCAAGGTCATCGGCCTGTTCACGCTGGTGCAGGCGCCGTGGAGCTTCAAGTTCCTGTGGTCGCCATTGATGGACCGCTACGCGATCCCGCTGCCGGGCATGGGCCGCAAGCTCGGGTGGACGCTGGTGGCGCAGGCCGCGCTGCTCCTTTCGACGCTGGCGCTGGCGAACGTCTCGGTCAGCGCCGATGCGATCTGGGTCGTCGGGTCCCTGACGCTGGCCATCGCCCTGGCATCGGCGACCCAGGACATCGCCATCGACGCCTATGCCGTCGAGGTGCTGCGGCCGCAGGAGCAGGGAGCCGCCGTGGGTGCACGCATCGCGTTGTACCGGGCGGCCATGTTCGTTGCCGGCGGCCTTGCCATCACGATGGCGGGAACGTGGTCATGGCCGGCCGTGTTCGCCGGACTGGCGCTGCTCTATCTTCCGATGGCGGTCGTCACGCTGCTGGCCCCGCGCCCGGACACCGAGACGCTGCCGGCGCCGACGTCGCTTCGCGCGGCGGTCTGGGAGCCGTTCGTCGGCTTCCTGTCCAAGGCGCGCGCGCTCGAGTTGCTCGCGTTCGTCACGCTCTACAAGCTCGCCGACAACCTCGGCGGCGCGCTGGTGCGGCCGTTCCTCGTGCAGACCGGCTTCGACGATTTCGACGTCGGCATCGCCACCGCCACCATCGGGCTGACCGCGACGCTGCTGGGAACGTTTCTCGGGGGCATCCTGACCACGGCGCTGGGCCTCGGCCATTCGCTTTGGTTCTTCGGCGCGCTGCAGGTGCTCTCGAACGCGGGCTACGTCCTGATCGCCTCCGTTGGCGCGAACCGGCCGCTGATGTACGCGGCGATGGGCTTCGAGAGCCTGACCAGCGGAATGGGCACTGGCGCCTTCAGCGTACTGCTGCTGCGCATGACGCAGAAGCAGTTCTCGGCCACGCAGTACGCGCTCTTCTCGAGCCTGTTCGCGCTGCCGCGTCTGCTGGCGGGCCCGGTCACGGGCGTGATGGTGGATGCGATGGGATGGCGAGACTTCTTCCTGTTCACCATTGCCATCGGCATCCCCGGGCTCCTGATGCTGCAGCGCTTTTCGCCGCTGGGCGTGCGCGAGCCTCAGCTCGAAGGCCTGGCCGAAATTGCGCCGCGCCCGGTGACGCGGGCAGATCTGGTACGGCGCGGCGTCATCGGCGGCGCCGCCGGAATGGCGATCGCAGTGGCCTCGATGCTGCTGCTGGCGGTGCTGCGGCAGCGAAAGGCCGCGCCTGCCGAGCCCTTCGACATCACCGCCAACCTCTGGGCGATGCTGCTTCCCACCGACACCGGCGCCGCGCTCGGCCTGTTCGGCGCGGTTCTGTTCGCGCTCGTGCTGGGGCTCGCGAGCGCCGCCACCGCCGCCGCTCGCTCGCGTGACCGGCAGGAGCGGCGCACCGCTTCGCGATGA
- a CDS encoding nitroreductase family protein translates to MDADRLLTTTRSVRKRLDYTRAVSPNLIQECIEIAIQAPTGSNQQTWSFLVIYDQAKKKALADLYRRGFELYAQMPREERPADDPRQQQMPRVVDSAVYLAQTMEQAPVFVIPCIEGRFEEAPQFAQASMYGSILPAVWSFMLAARARGLGSAWTTIHLMFEQEAAELLGIPRNVTQAALLPVAYFTGDDFKPAKRIPAREVTYWDTWGARR, encoded by the coding sequence ATGGACGCCGATCGCCTGCTCACCACGACCCGCTCGGTCCGCAAACGCCTCGACTACACGCGCGCGGTCTCGCCCAACCTGATCCAGGAATGCATCGAGATCGCCATTCAGGCGCCCACCGGATCGAACCAGCAGACCTGGTCGTTCCTGGTCATCTACGATCAGGCCAAGAAGAAGGCACTGGCGGACCTGTACCGTCGCGGTTTCGAGCTGTACGCGCAGATGCCGCGCGAGGAGCGGCCGGCCGACGATCCGCGCCAGCAGCAGATGCCGCGCGTCGTCGATTCGGCGGTCTATCTGGCGCAGACGATGGAGCAGGCGCCGGTGTTCGTGATCCCGTGCATCGAGGGTCGCTTCGAGGAAGCGCCGCAGTTCGCGCAGGCGTCGATGTACGGCTCGATCCTTCCCGCCGTCTGGTCCTTCATGCTGGCTGCGCGTGCGCGCGGGCTCGGCTCGGCGTGGACCACGATTCATCTGATGTTCGAGCAGGAGGCGGCCGAGCTGCTCGGCATTCCAAGGAACGTCACGCAGGCCGCGCTGCTGCCGGTGGCTTATTTCACTGGCGACGACTTCAAGCCGGCCAAGCGCATTCCGGCACGCGAGGTGACGTACTGGGACACCTGGGGCGCCAGGCGCTGA